The Bradyrhizobium sp. WBAH42 genome includes a window with the following:
- a CDS encoding cytochrome P450 has translation MSTAPRIDIDPAAFWADPYPMLARMRKEAPIAFVPQLGSTLLASRDDISISEKQIDVFSSHQPAGLMNRLMGHNMMRKDGEAHLVERRAMFPTVSPKTVKAHWAAQFQDHADRIIASLEPGRIDLMRDFALPFSGECLKSITGLTNIGFQDMDAWSQGMIEGIANYAGDPEVEARCHAATAGIDAAIDDILPVMRKNPDQSILGVLLSSGMPMESVRANVKLAISGGQNEPRKAIAGTVWALLTHPDQLDLVLRGEVTWLQAFEEYARWISPIGMSPRRIAKPWTIRDVSFERDERVFLMFGSANRDEKHFDRADQFDVRRDTSKSVAFGAGPHFCAGAFASRAMIADVALPTLFARAGRIELAEDEEVRIGGWAFRGLQNLPVRWRH, from the coding sequence TTGAGCACCGCGCCGCGCATCGACATCGACCCGGCCGCCTTCTGGGCCGATCCCTATCCGATGCTCGCCCGGATGCGGAAGGAGGCGCCGATCGCATTCGTGCCGCAGCTCGGCTCGACGCTGCTGGCGAGCCGCGACGACATCTCGATCTCCGAGAAGCAGATCGACGTGTTCTCCTCCCACCAGCCCGCCGGCCTGATGAACCGGCTGATGGGCCACAACATGATGCGCAAGGACGGCGAGGCGCATCTCGTCGAGCGTCGCGCGATGTTTCCGACAGTCTCGCCGAAGACGGTGAAGGCACATTGGGCCGCCCAGTTCCAGGACCATGCGGATCGCATCATCGCTTCGCTCGAACCGGGACGGATCGATCTCATGCGCGACTTCGCGCTGCCGTTCTCCGGCGAATGCCTGAAGTCGATCACCGGCCTCACCAATATCGGCTTTCAGGACATGGACGCGTGGTCGCAAGGCATGATCGAGGGCATCGCCAATTATGCCGGCGACCCTGAGGTCGAGGCGCGCTGCCATGCGGCGACCGCGGGCATCGACGCCGCGATCGACGATATCCTGCCGGTGATGCGCAAGAACCCGGACCAGAGCATTCTCGGCGTGCTCCTTAGCTCGGGCATGCCGATGGAGAGCGTGCGCGCGAATGTAAAACTCGCGATATCAGGCGGCCAGAACGAGCCGCGCAAGGCGATCGCCGGCACGGTCTGGGCGCTGCTGACCCATCCCGACCAGCTCGATCTGGTCCTGCGCGGCGAGGTGACCTGGCTGCAGGCCTTCGAGGAATATGCCCGCTGGATCTCGCCGATCGGCATGTCGCCGCGCCGCATCGCCAAGCCCTGGACCATTCGCGACGTCTCGTTCGAGCGCGACGAGCGCGTGTTCCTGATGTTCGGATCAGCCAACCGCGACGAGAAGCATTTTGACCGCGCCGATCAGTTCGACGTGCGACGCGACACCTCCAAGAGCGTCGCCTTCGGCGCCGGCCCGCATTTCTGCGCCGGCGCCTTCGCCTCGCGCGCCATGATCGCCGACGTCGCGCTGCCGACATTGTTCGCGCGCGCGGGGCGCATCGAGCTCGCCGAGGACGAGGAGGTGCGGATCGGCGGCTGGGCCTTCCGCGGGCTGCAGAATCTGCCGGTGAGGTGGCGGCATTAG
- a CDS encoding ABC transporter substrate-binding protein, producing the protein MQRRQFITLVSGAAAAWPLAGRAQQARRQHRIALVHSGIPADQLTETAGPFWVRRFYQTLRKLGYAEGSNIVVQRYSAEGRSQHFTSLAAAVVGSDPRVIVVNLNELIEAFAAATTTIPIVAIMGDPIATGLVANLAHPGGNLTGVSIDAGYEIVAKRLQILKEAMPSAAKVAYLTSSRTLMDTPLGLSLQKAGQALGIVLSWNFLPEVNDEQLRRTFAELTSQRFDAAMVDASGSFLARRASITELAGKLHLPIIYPFRDYADSGGLISYAPDLGELAERLAVDVHQVLNGTRPGDIPIYRPSKFHLVINLKAASALSLEMPPTLLARADEVIE; encoded by the coding sequence ATGCAGCGACGGCAGTTCATCACGCTTGTGAGCGGTGCGGCAGCCGCCTGGCCGCTCGCGGGGCGAGCACAGCAGGCGCGGCGGCAACACCGCATTGCGTTGGTTCATTCGGGTATCCCTGCTGATCAGCTTACCGAGACTGCTGGCCCCTTCTGGGTGCGGCGGTTTTATCAAACGTTGCGTAAGCTCGGTTATGCCGAAGGCAGCAATATCGTCGTCCAGCGTTATTCAGCCGAGGGGCGCTCCCAGCACTTTACGTCTCTCGCCGCTGCCGTCGTTGGCAGCGATCCGCGAGTGATCGTTGTAAATCTTAACGAGCTGATCGAAGCGTTCGCCGCGGCCACGACAACGATACCGATTGTCGCGATCATGGGAGACCCGATCGCGACAGGATTGGTTGCAAACCTCGCGCATCCCGGAGGCAACCTGACGGGTGTCAGCATCGATGCAGGTTACGAAATCGTCGCGAAGCGCCTGCAAATCCTGAAGGAGGCGATGCCCTCGGCCGCTAAGGTCGCTTACCTGACATCGTCGCGTACCTTGATGGATACTCCCCTGGGATTGTCGCTTCAGAAGGCAGGGCAGGCCCTGGGCATCGTGCTGAGCTGGAATTTCCTTCCAGAGGTGAACGATGAGCAACTCCGACGGACCTTTGCCGAGTTGACGTCACAGCGGTTCGACGCTGCCATGGTTGACGCGAGCGGCAGCTTTTTGGCACGACGCGCCTCGATCACCGAGCTAGCCGGGAAACTTCATCTTCCGATCATCTATCCCTTCCGCGACTATGCGGATTCGGGTGGGCTGATCAGCTATGCGCCGGATCTCGGTGAGCTTGCCGAACGACTTGCCGTTGATGTCCACCAGGTTCTCAACGGGACCAGGCCGGGCGATATCCCAATCTACCGGCCCAGCAAATTCCACCTGGTGATCAACCTGAAGGCCGCCAGCGCCCTGAGCCTCGAAATGCCTCCGACGCTGCTTGCGCGTGCCGACGAGGTCATCGAATGA
- a CDS encoding sulfonate ABC transporter substrate-binding protein produces the protein MQRRDFLKLSAGTAAAAAFASPAIAQGAVKEIRIGYQKTGVLVITRQQAALEKHFTSQGIEVKWIEFSSGPPMMEAMNVGSVDFGAVGDSPPVFAQAAGAAIVYAAGQPITNGQGILVPKDSPIRDIADLKGKRIGFTKGSSAHNVVVQTLEKAGLTYADITPVYLTPPDAGPAFANGSIEAWAIWDPYFAIGETRQNGRILINAREVTKTNSFFIANREFAKNHGAILQQIVEVTAAAGKWAEQHRDEVARSLAAITGVPLDIQTVAANRANFVIGPVTDEIVATQQGVADRFYKLGLIPKPIHIRDIVWRNPAA, from the coding sequence ATGCAGCGTCGAGACTTTCTGAAGCTATCGGCTGGAACGGCGGCCGCCGCTGCGTTCGCATCACCCGCGATCGCGCAAGGCGCGGTGAAGGAAATTCGTATCGGCTATCAGAAGACCGGCGTGCTGGTCATCACGCGCCAGCAGGCCGCCCTGGAAAAACATTTCACGTCGCAAGGCATCGAGGTGAAATGGATCGAGTTCTCCTCGGGGCCGCCGATGATGGAGGCGATGAACGTCGGCAGCGTCGATTTCGGCGCGGTCGGGGATTCCCCGCCGGTGTTTGCCCAGGCCGCGGGCGCGGCGATCGTCTACGCCGCCGGCCAGCCCATCACCAACGGCCAGGGCATCCTGGTGCCCAAGGATTCGCCGATCCGCGACATCGCCGACCTCAAGGGCAAGCGCATCGGCTTCACCAAGGGCTCCAGCGCTCACAACGTCGTGGTGCAGACGCTGGAGAAGGCGGGCCTCACCTACGCCGACATCACGCCGGTCTACCTGACGCCGCCCGACGCCGGGCCCGCCTTCGCCAATGGCAGCATCGAGGCCTGGGCGATCTGGGATCCGTATTTCGCGATCGGCGAGACCAGGCAGAACGGCCGCATCCTGATCAATGCGCGCGAGGTCACCAAGACCAATTCCTTCTTCATCGCCAACCGCGAGTTCGCGAAGAACCACGGTGCCATCTTGCAGCAGATCGTCGAGGTCACAGCTGCGGCCGGAAAATGGGCCGAGCAGCATCGCGACGAGGTCGCCAGATCGCTCGCCGCGATCACCGGCGTTCCCTTGGATATCCAGACCGTCGCCGCCAACCGCGCAAACTTCGTGATCGGTCCGGTCACCGACGAGATCGTCGCGACCCAGCAGGGCGTCGCCGACCGCTTCTACAAGCTCGGCCTGATCCCGAAGCCGATTCATATCCGCGACATCGTCTGGCGCAACCCGGCAGCCTGA
- the ssuD gene encoding FMNH2-dependent alkanesulfonate monooxygenase codes for MSQSNANILWFLPTHGDGRYLGTGIGGREVNFNYLRQIAQAADQLGYFGVLLPTGRSCEDSWIVASSVAPFTERLRYLVAVRPGLQSPSVAARMTATLDRISNGRLLVNVVTGGDPVENKGDGIFLAHDERYEVTREFLNVYSDLLAGKTVDVEGKHIHIEGGKLLFPPVQSPRPPLYFGGSSDAGIDVAVDTVDKYLTWGEPPALVAEKIAKVSEVASARGRKLSFGIRLHVIVRETNEEAWRAANELIKHVSDDTIALAQKNFARMDSVGQQRMAQLHGGKRDKLEIAPNLWAGVGLVRGGAGTALVGDAQTVAARIKEYQDIGIDTFIMSGYPHLEEAYRFAELVFPLLALEQSSNVTKLHFNGGPFGETVGSDFRPQHRVSQS; via the coding sequence ATGAGCCAATCCAACGCCAACATCCTCTGGTTCCTGCCGACCCATGGTGACGGCCGCTATCTCGGCACCGGCATCGGCGGCCGCGAGGTCAACTTCAACTATCTGCGCCAGATCGCGCAGGCCGCCGATCAGCTCGGCTATTTCGGCGTGCTGTTGCCGACCGGGCGGTCCTGCGAGGATTCCTGGATCGTCGCTTCCTCAGTCGCGCCGTTCACCGAGCGGCTGCGCTATCTCGTCGCCGTTCGTCCCGGCCTGCAATCGCCGAGCGTTGCCGCGCGCATGACCGCGACACTCGATCGCATCTCGAACGGCCGGCTGCTCGTCAACGTCGTCACCGGCGGCGATCCCGTCGAGAACAAGGGCGACGGCATCTTCCTCGCTCACGACGAGCGCTACGAGGTCACCCGCGAGTTCCTCAACGTCTACAGCGACCTGCTCGCCGGCAAGACGGTGGACGTCGAGGGCAAGCACATCCATATCGAGGGCGGCAAGCTGCTGTTCCCGCCCGTGCAGTCGCCGCGCCCGCCGCTCTATTTCGGCGGCTCCTCCGATGCCGGCATCGACGTCGCCGTCGATACCGTCGACAAATATCTCACCTGGGGCGAGCCGCCGGCGCTCGTTGCCGAGAAGATCGCCAAGGTGAGCGAGGTCGCGAGCGCGCGCGGCCGAAAACTCTCCTTCGGCATCCGTCTTCATGTCATCGTCCGCGAGACCAATGAAGAAGCCTGGCGCGCCGCGAACGAGCTGATCAAGCATGTAAGCGACGACACCATCGCGCTGGCGCAGAAGAACTTTGCCCGCATGGACTCGGTCGGCCAGCAACGCATGGCGCAACTCCATGGCGGCAAGCGCGACAAGCTCGAGATCGCCCCGAACCTGTGGGCCGGCGTGGGCCTCGTCCGCGGCGGCGCCGGCACCGCGCTGGTCGGCGACGCGCAGACGGTGGCGGCCCGCATCAAGGAGTATCAGGACATCGGCATCGATACCTTCATCATGTCGGGCTACCCGCATCTGGAGGAAGCCTACCGCTTCGCCGAGCTGGTGTTCCCGCTGCTCGCGCTGGAGCAATCTTCCAACGTGACGAAGCTGCACTTCAACGGCGGTCCGTTCGGCGAGACGGTCGGCAGCGATTTCCGTCCGCAGCACCGGGTGTCGCAATCATGA
- a CDS encoding YidB family protein: MSRGMPSMTALLGLLAIAGYQNRDKLAELLRGPGAGSLEPSSGQQPLGGLLGNLTGMLSGAGVGGLLQGGIGELLERFNQNGHGDAAQSWVGTGPNKDISPPQLREAIGPDVLDKLEKETGLSQEEILARLSRELPQAVDKYTPEGRLPS, encoded by the coding sequence ATGAGCCGCGGAATGCCGTCGATGACCGCACTTCTCGGACTGCTCGCAATCGCGGGATATCAGAATCGGGACAAGCTGGCGGAGTTGCTCAGAGGTCCGGGGGCCGGATCCCTCGAACCGTCCAGCGGCCAACAACCGCTTGGCGGCCTGCTCGGAAACCTGACTGGCATGCTGAGCGGGGCCGGGGTTGGAGGACTATTGCAGGGAGGAATTGGCGAGCTGCTGGAGAGATTCAACCAAAACGGCCACGGTGATGCAGCCCAGTCGTGGGTCGGCACGGGGCCGAACAAGGACATCTCGCCCCCGCAATTGCGGGAAGCAATCGGGCCCGACGTGCTGGACAAACTCGAGAAGGAGACCGGGCTTTCGCAAGAGGAAATTCTCGCGAGGCTCTCGCGCGAGCTGCCGCAGGCGGTCGACAAGTACACGCCCGAGGGGCGTCTGCCGAGCTGA
- a CDS encoding LLM class flavin-dependent oxidoreductase gives MKFGIFYELQLPRPWVAGDELALYQNALSQMELADRLGYDHAWVVEHHFLEEYSHSPSPESFLAAASQRTKNIRLGHGILQLTTNHPARVAERVAVLDLLSNGRCEFGMGESASITELEPFGRDMETKKEVFEEAVAAIFPMFKDAGSEHHGRYFDIPLRNVVPKPVQKPHPPLWMACSQLPTIERAGRHGFGALGFQFVSADAAHAWVHAYYNAITKRLHRLADYEINPNMALVSFFMCAKTDEEARARADGATFFQFALRFYGAAQNRQRPAPYTVNMWDEYNKWKRDNPQAQEAALRGGLIGSPETIRKKLKRFQSSHIDQVILLNQAGKNSHEHICESLELFGREVMPEFQDDPAQAAWKQGVMRGEIELEEIDTEAFTDRYGKLAINVAPAKAAAG, from the coding sequence ATGAAGTTCGGCATCTTCTACGAGCTGCAGCTGCCGCGGCCCTGGGTGGCCGGCGACGAGCTCGCCCTCTATCAGAATGCGCTCTCGCAGATGGAGCTCGCCGACAGGCTCGGCTACGACCATGCCTGGGTGGTCGAGCATCACTTCCTCGAGGAATATTCGCACTCGCCCTCGCCGGAATCGTTCCTGGCTGCGGCAAGCCAGCGCACCAAGAACATCCGGCTCGGCCACGGCATCCTCCAGCTCACCACCAATCATCCGGCGCGCGTCGCCGAGCGTGTCGCGGTGCTGGATCTGCTCTCGAACGGCCGCTGTGAGTTCGGCATGGGCGAGAGTGCCTCGATCACCGAGCTGGAGCCGTTCGGCCGTGACATGGAGACCAAGAAGGAGGTGTTCGAGGAGGCGGTCGCGGCGATCTTCCCGATGTTCAAGGACGCCGGCAGCGAGCATCACGGTAGATATTTCGACATCCCCTTGCGCAATGTGGTGCCGAAGCCGGTGCAGAAGCCACACCCGCCGCTATGGATGGCCTGCTCGCAGCTGCCGACCATCGAGCGCGCCGGCCGCCACGGTTTCGGCGCGCTCGGCTTCCAGTTCGTCAGCGCCGATGCCGCGCACGCCTGGGTGCACGCCTATTACAACGCCATCACCAAGCGTCTGCACAGGCTCGCCGACTACGAGATCAATCCCAACATGGCGCTGGTCTCGTTCTTCATGTGCGCCAAGACGGACGAGGAGGCGCGTGCGCGCGCCGACGGCGCCACCTTCTTCCAGTTCGCGCTGCGTTTCTACGGCGCCGCGCAGAACCGCCAGCGTCCCGCGCCCTACACCGTCAACATGTGGGACGAGTACAACAAGTGGAAGCGCGACAATCCGCAAGCCCAGGAGGCGGCGCTGCGCGGCGGCCTGATCGGCTCGCCCGAGACGATCCGGAAGAAGCTGAAGCGCTTCCAATCCTCGCATATCGACCAGGTCATCCTGCTCAACCAGGCCGGCAAGAACAGCCACGAGCACATCTGCGAATCGCTCGAGCTGTTCGGCCGCGAGGTGATGCCGGAGTTCCAGGACGATCCGGCGCAGGCGGCTTGGAAGCAGGGCGTGATGAGGGGCGAGATCGAGCTGGAAGAGATCGACACCGAGGCCTTTACGGACCGCTATGGCAAGCTGGCGATCAACGTGGCACCCGCGAAGGCGGCGGCGGGGTAG
- a CDS encoding GlsB/YeaQ/YmgE family stress response membrane protein, which translates to MGIIWTIIIGFIAGIIAKFIMPGDNEPSGFILTTILGIVGAFVATYLGQALGWYRPGEGAGLIGAVVGAIIVLFVYGLFAGRQRRAI; encoded by the coding sequence ATGGGAATTATTTGGACGATCATCATCGGCTTTATCGCGGGCATTATCGCGAAATTCATCATGCCGGGTGACAATGAACCCTCCGGGTTCATTCTCACGACCATCCTGGGCATCGTTGGTGCCTTCGTTGCCACTTACCTTGGCCAGGCCCTAGGCTGGTACCGTCCTGGAGAGGGTGCCGGGCTGATCGGCGCGGTCGTCGGCGCCATCATCGTCCTCTTTGTGTATGGTCTCTTCGCCGGACGACAACGGCGCGCGATCTGA
- a CDS encoding helix-turn-helix transcriptional regulator, with protein MPPNGTGSGFAAGDVTPAVLAIGRSNFPNVLIDTLRRQADVGHCMVFALSRAGAASCLLDAGNIPIGGDLGAAYAGQFHETDPNRDALFEGEGGAPIVLPHFAPRMYGARYRKIFFQDSGIVDKCATAIWAGDTCFYVNFYRIAAQGRFSAAQRHRLGTIAPAIAASVARHFQQAETATPDQNIAALFATRAPLSALTPREQEVCRRILAGFSSEAISQALGISLHSTLTYRKRAYERLGISSQSELFAIVLRLLTRSMN; from the coding sequence ATGCCGCCCAACGGGACAGGTTCAGGCTTTGCTGCCGGCGATGTCACGCCCGCGGTGCTCGCCATCGGCCGCTCGAATTTTCCAAACGTTCTCATCGACACGCTGCGCCGGCAGGCGGACGTCGGCCATTGCATGGTGTTCGCGCTGAGCCGGGCCGGCGCGGCAAGCTGCCTGCTCGATGCCGGCAACATCCCGATCGGCGGCGATCTCGGCGCCGCCTATGCCGGCCAGTTTCACGAAACGGATCCCAACCGCGACGCGCTGTTCGAAGGCGAGGGCGGCGCGCCGATCGTGCTGCCCCACTTCGCGCCGCGCATGTACGGGGCGCGTTACCGAAAAATCTTCTTCCAGGATTCCGGCATCGTCGACAAATGCGCGACCGCAATCTGGGCCGGCGATACCTGCTTCTACGTCAATTTCTACCGCATCGCCGCGCAGGGCCGCTTCAGCGCCGCCCAGCGCCACCGGCTCGGGACGATCGCGCCGGCGATCGCAGCCAGCGTCGCGCGCCATTTCCAGCAGGCGGAGACCGCGACACCCGACCAGAACATCGCCGCGTTGTTCGCCACGCGCGCGCCGCTCTCCGCGCTGACGCCGCGCGAGCAGGAGGTCTGCCGCCGCATCCTCGCAGGCTTCAGCTCGGAGGCGATCTCGCAAGCGCTCGGCATCAGCCTGCATTCGACCCTGACCTACCGCAAGCGCGCCTATGAACGGCTCGGCATCTCCTCGCAGAGCGAATTGTTTGCGATCGTGCTGCGCCTGCTGACGCGCAGCATGAACTAA
- a CDS encoding DUF2269 domain-containing protein codes for MLYFLVKMAHIIGAAVLLGTGAGIAFFMLVAHLRGDPREIAGVARTVVLADFLFTASAVILQPITGTWLAWSSGYSLGDGWVAASIALYLVTGAFWLPVVWMQMQMRDLAVAAVASNSELPARYNHLFRWWFAFGFPAFAAVLIIFWLMIARPAIPFWD; via the coding sequence ATGCTCTACTTCCTCGTGAAGATGGCGCACATCATCGGCGCTGCCGTGCTGCTCGGCACCGGGGCCGGGATCGCCTTCTTCATGCTGGTGGCGCATCTGCGCGGCGACCCGCGCGAGATCGCCGGGGTTGCGCGGACGGTGGTGCTGGCCGACTTCCTGTTCACGGCGAGTGCCGTGATCCTGCAGCCAATCACCGGCACGTGGCTCGCCTGGTCGAGCGGGTATTCCCTCGGCGACGGCTGGGTGGCGGCGTCGATTGCACTGTATCTCGTGACCGGCGCCTTCTGGCTGCCGGTAGTGTGGATGCAGATGCAGATGCGCGATCTCGCCGTCGCAGCGGTCGCTAGCAACAGCGAGCTGCCCGCCCGCTATAACCATCTCTTCCGATGGTGGTTCGCCTTCGGCTTTCCGGCTTTCGCGGCCGTGCTGATCATCTTCTGGCTGATGATCGCCCGTCCGGCCATTCCATTCTGGGATTAG
- a CDS encoding helix-turn-helix transcriptional regulator, translating to MTGIDFEQIVDRIHEAATVPELWPDVLEQIAHAAGAHGMVMITTDSDQWSGVWNGVVTSPSIREAFSAFLRSDLSSRTETTPRLLALDHPGFVGEQEVFSPEEWDRDPYRVEWNKKWGFEHACATAVRSPSGEIIVFHMERLAGRPAFSRQDLDFLDRFRPHLARAALLSTRWRLTRMRAATEALSLVGLPALAITRSGRVLAANALIEAMTDVLQWLPKDRIAIRDRAADTLLRSGLAQLDAPDKAVCSFAARRTSDLDRVVLHLVAMPGEARDLFDGAVGLLIATPVAASQAPSLALIRGLFDLTPSEARVARGIAQGQTIGDIAAHHGLSRETIRTQVKAVLAKTGTRNQKSAAALFGAIPKLPLRD from the coding sequence ATGACGGGCATCGATTTCGAGCAGATCGTGGACCGCATCCACGAGGCAGCGACCGTTCCGGAGCTCTGGCCTGATGTCCTGGAGCAAATCGCACATGCCGCGGGCGCGCATGGCATGGTCATGATCACCACGGACTCCGATCAGTGGTCCGGTGTTTGGAATGGTGTCGTGACGTCGCCGTCGATCCGCGAGGCCTTCTCGGCGTTCCTGCGTAGCGACCTCTCCAGCCGGACGGAGACGACGCCGAGACTCCTGGCGCTTGATCATCCCGGCTTCGTCGGCGAGCAGGAGGTGTTTTCGCCGGAAGAATGGGACCGCGATCCATATCGGGTGGAATGGAACAAGAAGTGGGGCTTCGAGCATGCTTGCGCGACGGCGGTCCGCAGCCCGTCCGGTGAGATCATCGTCTTCCACATGGAAAGACTGGCCGGCCGGCCCGCCTTTTCGCGGCAGGACCTCGATTTTCTCGACCGCTTTCGCCCCCATCTCGCGCGGGCGGCTTTGCTGTCGACGCGCTGGCGCCTCACCCGGATGCGGGCGGCAACCGAGGCGTTGTCGCTGGTCGGCCTACCGGCCCTCGCGATCACGCGCTCCGGGCGGGTTCTGGCCGCCAACGCCTTGATCGAAGCCATGACGGATGTTCTGCAATGGCTGCCGAAGGACCGGATCGCCATCAGGGACCGCGCGGCCGACACCCTGCTGCGCTCCGGCCTTGCTCAACTCGATGCGCCGGACAAGGCCGTATGCTCCTTCGCCGCGCGTCGCACCAGCGATCTCGATCGGGTGGTCCTTCATCTCGTTGCGATGCCGGGCGAAGCCCGCGATCTCTTCGATGGGGCGGTTGGCCTTCTCATCGCGACACCGGTCGCCGCCTCGCAAGCACCGAGCCTCGCCCTCATTCGTGGCCTGTTCGATCTCACCCCGAGCGAAGCGCGCGTTGCGCGCGGAATTGCGCAAGGACAGACGATCGGCGACATCGCCGCGCATCACGGACTCAGCCGCGAAACCATCCGCACGCAGGTCAAGGCCGTCCTCGCCAAGACGGGAACGCGGAACCAGAAGAGCGCAGCTGCACTCTTCGGCGCGATCCCCAAATTGCCGCTGAGGGACTGA
- a CDS encoding SDR family oxidoreductase: MRILLVGGTGFLGSAIHARLSAEGYECMSVSRHPAAERDRRHTSLDVARTTDSSQWKDVLAGVDAVINLAGALQGRDLHGVHVAGSAALYSACESAGVRRVVLFSAIGSNVDAPSDFSRTKREGEAALMARDLDWVILRPSVVIGRAAYGGSALLRGLAALPILPVVPDTAAIQPVHLDDVVETVLFFLQPGAPCRIAIDLAGPRQIAFSDAVGLFRTWLRWRPAYRLQLPSWAASVAFRAGDVAQMLGWRTPINTTAQAEMRRGATGDPEPWRRLTGTPPRDLEVALAREPASVQERWFARLYTLKPLIFGVFGAFWIATGIISLSAGWNIGMSLLLEGGLQGNVAALVVTAGALADIVIGLAILWRPLSRYGLWAALIISLTYAVIGTVLVPRLWADPLGPMLKIWPVIMLNLVAMAIREDR, encoded by the coding sequence ATGCGAATTCTCCTCGTTGGCGGTACAGGGTTTCTCGGCTCGGCGATCCACGCCAGGCTGTCGGCCGAAGGCTACGAATGTATGTCGGTGTCGCGCCACCCGGCAGCAGAGCGCGATCGGCGCCATACCAGCCTCGACGTCGCCCGCACAACCGATTCCTCGCAATGGAAGGACGTCCTTGCGGGCGTCGATGCGGTGATCAACCTGGCCGGAGCGCTCCAGGGACGGGATCTACACGGGGTTCATGTCGCCGGAAGCGCGGCACTCTACAGCGCCTGCGAAAGCGCAGGCGTCCGCCGCGTCGTCCTGTTCTCGGCCATCGGCAGCAATGTCGATGCCCCCAGCGATTTTTCTCGTACCAAGCGGGAGGGCGAAGCCGCCTTGATGGCGCGCGACCTCGATTGGGTCATCCTGCGACCCTCCGTCGTGATCGGCCGCGCCGCCTATGGCGGCAGCGCGCTGTTGCGAGGACTGGCGGCGCTGCCGATTCTACCGGTCGTGCCCGACACGGCGGCGATTCAACCGGTGCATCTCGACGACGTCGTTGAGACCGTGCTGTTCTTTCTGCAGCCGGGCGCGCCTTGCCGCATCGCCATCGATCTGGCCGGCCCACGGCAGATCGCCTTCAGCGACGCGGTCGGGCTGTTTCGGACCTGGCTGCGCTGGAGGCCGGCGTACCGCCTGCAGCTGCCATCCTGGGCAGCTTCGGTTGCTTTCCGCGCGGGGGACGTTGCGCAGATGCTGGGATGGCGAACGCCCATCAACACGACGGCACAGGCGGAAATGCGCCGCGGTGCGACCGGCGATCCCGAGCCCTGGCGTCGATTGACCGGCACTCCACCGCGCGATCTCGAAGTCGCGCTCGCACGCGAGCCTGCGTCGGTGCAAGAACGATGGTTTGCACGGCTGTATACGCTCAAGCCGCTGATCTTCGGCGTCTTCGGCGCGTTTTGGATCGCCACAGGCATCATCTCGCTGAGCGCGGGCTGGAATATCGGCATGTCGTTGCTGCTTGAAGGCGGGCTGCAAGGGAACGTCGCGGCGCTCGTCGTCACCGCGGGCGCGCTCGCCGACATCGTCATCGGCCTTGCCATTCTCTGGCGGCCTCTGAGCCGCTACGGACTCTGGGCAGCACTGATCATCTCGCTCACCTATGCCGTGATCGGCACCGTCCTGGTGCCGCGACTGTGGGCCGATCCGCTGGGACCGATGCTGAAGATCTGGCCGGTGATCATGCTCAACCTGGTCGCCATGGCGATCCGGGAGGATCGCTGA